One stretch of Deltaproteobacteria bacterium DNA includes these proteins:
- a CDS encoding efflux RND transporter periplasmic adaptor subunit, with the protein MAADTLAPLVTTVTPELDDPTMPIRRRVRRARWAPLAAALVLSACGPRPAPAPPPPKVKVVQAVAREITEWDEYTARLDAIDSVEVRPRVSGYLQSIHFQDGAIVHKGDLLFLIDPRPYEAALRRAEADVDLAESRLALARKNFARAADLLASHAISQEESDIRASNLRQAEASVEEAQAAVDAARLDVEFTRVSAPVAGRVGRKLVTEGNLINGGVGTQGTLLTTIVSLDPIYAYFEADEGALLKYSRLARTGQRPSSRDYKNPVHVALADEEGFPHEGVMDFVDNQVDRGTGTIVGRALLPNPDLSLIPGLFARLRLPGSGRYRAILLPDEAIGSDQSQKFVFVVDGDSKAQYRTVKIGPLVDGLRVVREGVTSEDWVVVAGLQRVRPGLNVDAQRETIPSAESGEATTSTTAAPGDRR; encoded by the coding sequence ATGGCGGCCGATACGCTCGCCCCGCTTGTGACGACTGTGACCCCGGAGCTAGATGATCCGACCATGCCGATTCGGCGCCGTGTCCGACGCGCAAGATGGGCACCCCTGGCCGCCGCGCTCGTCCTCTCCGCGTGCGGTCCGCGGCCGGCCCCGGCGCCTCCACCGCCGAAGGTCAAGGTCGTCCAGGCGGTCGCGCGGGAGATCACCGAGTGGGACGAGTACACGGCGCGTCTCGATGCCATCGATTCGGTCGAGGTGCGCCCGCGGGTGAGCGGGTACCTGCAGTCGATCCACTTCCAGGACGGCGCGATCGTCCACAAGGGCGATCTCCTCTTCCTGATCGACCCGCGCCCCTACGAGGCCGCGCTGCGCCGGGCCGAGGCTGACGTCGACCTGGCGGAGTCCCGGCTCGCGCTGGCGCGGAAGAACTTCGCGCGGGCCGCGGACCTGCTCGCGAGCCACGCCATCTCGCAGGAGGAGTCGGACATCCGCGCGTCGAACCTGCGGCAGGCCGAGGCGTCGGTCGAGGAAGCGCAGGCGGCCGTGGACGCCGCCAGGCTCGACGTCGAGTTCACGCGGGTGTCGGCGCCGGTCGCCGGGCGCGTCGGGCGGAAGCTCGTCACCGAGGGAAACCTCATCAACGGGGGCGTGGGCACGCAGGGCACGCTTCTCACGACGATCGTGTCGCTCGACCCGATCTACGCGTACTTCGAGGCCGACGAGGGCGCGCTCCTCAAGTACAGCCGCCTCGCTCGGACGGGGCAGCGGCCGAGCTCGCGCGACTACAAGAACCCCGTGCACGTGGCGCTCGCCGATGAGGAAGGGTTCCCGCACGAAGGCGTGATGGACTTCGTCGACAACCAGGTCGATCGCGGGACCGGCACCATCGTCGGCCGCGCGCTGCTGCCGAATCCCGATCTGAGCCTCATCCCCGGGCTGTTCGCCCGCCTGCGGTTGCCCGGCAGCGGCCGGTATCGGGCGATCCTCCTCCCCGACGAGGCGATCGGAAGCGACCAGTCGCAGAAGTTCGTCTTCGTGGTCGACGGTGACAGCAAAGCCCAGTACCGCACGGTGAAGATCGGGCCGCTGGTCGACGGCCTGCGCGTCGTCCGCGAGGGCGTGACGTCGGAAGACTGGGTCGTGGTGGCCGGTCTCCAGCGGGTCCGCCCCGGGCTCAATGTCGACGCGCAGCGGGAGACGATCCCGTCGGCCGAGAGCGGGGAAGCGACCACCTCCACCACGGCGGCGCCCGGGGACAGGCGCTGA